CGCCATTGCCGGTGCGATCTGCGCCTGCGCGGCTCTGGCCTATGCCGAAATGGCGACGATGATCCCCGCCTCGGGCAGCGCCTACACCTATACCTATGTGGTGATCGGCGAGCTGGTGGCGTGGGTGATCGGCTGGAGCCTGATCCTCGAATATAGCCTCGTCGTCAGCGCGGTCGCGGTCGGCTGGTCGGGTTATGCTGCACCTTTGCTGCAGGCCGGGCTCGGCGTGCCGATGAGCGTGATGCAGGGGCCGGAACTGGGCGGGCTGATCAACCTGCCCGCCATCTTCATCATCACCGTAGTCGCGGGGCTGCTGATTTTCGGCACGCGCGAGAGCGCCACGCTCAACGCCATCCTCGTGCTGGTGAAGATCGTCGCGCTGGCCGTGTTCGTCGCGGTGGCGCTCCCCTATTTCAACGCGGCGCATATGGAGCCCTTCGCCCCCTACGGCTTCGCCAAGTCGGTCGCGGCGGACGGAGCGGAGCGCGGCGTGATGGCGGCGGCGGCGATCATCTTCTTCGCCTTCTACGGCTTCGATGCGATCGCCACCGCGGCGGAGGAAACCAAGAAGCCCGAGCGCGATCTGCCGATCGGCATCGTCGGATCGATGATCGTCTGCATCCTGATCTATGTCGGCGTGGCCGCCGCCGCCGTCGGCGCGATCCCCTTCACCGGCTTCGCCAAGAGCCCCGAGCCGCTGGCGCTGATCCTGCGCGAGCTGCACCAGCCCAAGGCCGCCACCTTCCTCGCCGCCTCGGCCGTGATCGCGCTGCCGACGGTGATCCTCGCCTTCTTCTACGGCCAGTCGCGCATCTTCTTCGTGATGGCGCGCGACGGGCTGTTGCCGGGCGCGCTGGCGAAGGTCTCCGCGCGCGGCACTCCGGTGCGGATCACGCTCTTCACCGCCGTGATCGTCGGCGCCATCGCCGGGCTCTTCCCGCTCGACGAGATCGCGGCGCTCGCCAATGCGGGCACGCTCGCGGCGTTCGTCGCGGTCTGCGCCTGCATGCTCATCATGCGCCGCCGCGCGCCCGATGCGCCGCGCACGTTCCGCACGCCGGCCGCCTGGTTCGTGGGCGGCTTCGGCATCCTCGGCTGCTTCTATCTGTTCCTGAGCCTGCCTTCGAAGACCCAGCTCTATTTCCTGATCTGGAACGCGATCGGGCTGGCCGTCTACGCGGTGACGGCCGCGCGGCGGCGCGTTTGAAACGGTGCTCCTGCTTTCGCAGGAGTGCGGGCGCGGGCTTGGGAGATCAGCTCTTCTTCGGCTTGGTATAGGGCACGAACTCCCCGAGGCTGACGAAGCCGCGCGGGAAGCGGCTCAGCCGATCGACCGTGCGGACCTGATCGAGATTGCAGAGCTGCGATCCCCAGATCTGCGTGACGAGGATATCGTCATTGTCGAGCGCGTCCGCCCCGGCCGTGGGGCGGTTCACATAGAGGGTCCGCCCGGTCGACTGATAGACGATCGCGGTGCCGTCGAAGATCCGGCTCTGCTGCGAATCGGTCACGCTGATGCAGCTGACCGGCTTGCCCGGCACGCGCCCCTCCAGCACCTTGGCGAGCGCGGCCTCG
This DNA window, taken from Sphingomonas sp. AP4-R1, encodes the following:
- a CDS encoding amino acid permease gives rise to the protein MAAEHRLARTLSWPHLIALGVGAIVGTGILTLIGVGADKAGPAVILSFAIAGAICACAALAYAEMATMIPASGSAYTYTYVVIGELVAWVIGWSLILEYSLVVSAVAVGWSGYAAPLLQAGLGVPMSVMQGPELGGLINLPAIFIITVVAGLLIFGTRESATLNAILVLVKIVALAVFVAVALPYFNAAHMEPFAPYGFAKSVAADGAERGVMAAAAIIFFAFYGFDAIATAAEETKKPERDLPIGIVGSMIVCILIYVGVAAAAVGAIPFTGFAKSPEPLALILRELHQPKAATFLAASAVIALPTVILAFFYGQSRIFFVMARDGLLPGALAKVSARGTPVRITLFTAVIVGAIAGLFPLDEIAALANAGTLAAFVAVCACMLIMRRRAPDAPRTFRTPAAWFVGGFGILGCFYLFLSLPSKTQLYFLIWNAIGLAVYAVTAARRRV